The Candidatus Rokuibacteriota bacterium genome segment CAGGCAGAGCACGATGGCGTGGTGCTTCTGCGCAAGCCCCGCCAGACGCGCCTGGAGCGGTGTCGGAACCTCGACCTGCGCGCCGAGGTCGAGGACGATCAGGCCGAAACCCCCCGAGCGCGCCAGCCGGTCCGCCACCCGGGCCATCACCCGAGCCTCGGGGATGCGAATCACCACCAGGGCGTCGAGATCCACGCCACCTTCGGCCGCATCGGGCGGGTAGAAGCTGCTCTCCACCGGCGTGATCCAGGCGACCGGCTCACCCAGTCGCTGCGCCTCCAGCACCAGCGCGAAGGCCAGCGTGAGCGCGGCCGTAGCCTCGAGCCCGGAGACCTCGACCAGCCGCCCTGCGATCTCGGCGATGCGCCACCGCGACGTTAAGGGCTCGATCGCCACCCGCTCGAAGCGTGATGCGGAGATGGGATTCTGAAACTGGACCACCGAATGAGACATACAGGGTGTGCTCCCTCAACGTTAGGGATACCGCTCGGCGACTACCTGATATCTGCGGTCGGGCTTGGACCTCGCGGAATACCGAAGCTCGTCCGGACTACGGCCGCAACGCTCCGGCAGGTTGCGAATCTGTCGTGGCGACCCGAGTTGCTCTCCTCCGAGCCGTCGTCGCTATCCCCTCTGCGATCGCTCACCAGTCGCGGTTTCGGAGCTGAAGCTCAGCGTAGTCGCGAGACTTCAGCTTTTTCCAATCCTCGTCAGTAAACCAGCCGGGCCGAGGATAT includes the following:
- a CDS encoding recombinase A yields the protein MSHSVVQFQNPISASRFERVAIEPLTSRWRIAEIAGRLVEVSGLEATAALTLAFALVLEAQRLGEPVAWITPVESSFYPPDAAEGGVDLDALVVIRIPEARVMARVADRLARSGGFGLIVLDLGAQVEVPTPLQARLAGLAQKHHAIVLCLKEKASTAPSLGSLVSLRVHAQRRRAPEGGFACELAVLKDKRRGPTWAHAEACRGPAGVR